The window TCGATGGATCTGCAAGTGTCGCAGCATATCTTGCAGCGTTTGTTATTGGAGGCTACTTCAAGGCTAAGGAAGGCATTGAAGAAACAATCAAAAACAAAGAATTAAATGTTGAAATGCTTATGGTGTTCGCGGCAATCGGCTCGGCAATCATTGGCTACTGGGCAGAAGGAGCGATCCTGATTTTCATCTTCGCCGTTAGTGGCGCTCTTGAAACCTACACCATGAATAAAAGCCATAAGGAAATTTCGGCTTTGATGGATCTTCAGCCTGAAGAAGCACTGCTTGTGACAAACGGGATAGAACGCAGAGTCCCTGTTTCCACGCTAAAAGTTGGCGATGCAATTCTCGTCAAGCCTGGAGAACGCGTACCTGCTGATGGAATCATTCAAAAAGGTGAATCAAGCATTGACCAGGCCGCGATTACTGGAGAATCAATTCCCGTTGAAAAAGGGCTTCGGGACGAAGTGTTTGCGGGAACAGTCAACTTATCTGGAGCAATTACAGTTGAAGTATCTAAAGCGAGTACGGATACACTTTTTTCAAAAATCATCGAGCTTGTCCAAAACGCTCAGAGTGAAAAATCCCCTTCCCAATTGTTCATAGAAAAATTTGAAGGCAGCTATGTAAAAATCGTGCTTATTGCTGTCGGATTAATGATGATTCTGCCGCACTATCTGCTCGGCTGGGGCTGGCAGGAAACGTTCTACCGCGCGATGGTCCTGCTTGTTGTCGCTTCCCCATGTGCTCTGGTTGCTTCAATTATGCCAGCAACCCTGTCGGCAATTTCCAACGGGGCCCGAAACGGAATCCTTGTTAAAGGCGGCGTTCACCTTGAGAACCTGGCCAACCTAGATGCAATCGCTTTTGATAAAACCGGAACATTGACGAAGGGCAAGCCGGAAGTAACCGAATTTCTTGCAGCGGAAGGCTATTCACGGGAGGACCTTCTCTGGAAACTTGCATCGATTGAAAATCAATCCAACCATCCGCTCGCCCGGGCAATTGTTTCTTTTTCAAAAAATGAAATTTCCAAACCTTTGGTAGAACCCGATAAAATGGAAGACCAGCCAGGCTGGGGGATACTTGCTGAATTCCAAGGTGAAGCTTGGAAAATCGGAAAGGC is drawn from Bacillus sp. FJAT-18017 and contains these coding sequences:
- a CDS encoding heavy metal translocating P-type ATPase, which produces MEARVQVNANGEPQPSLFEKMAVHAELICAAVSGILILAGWLLDGSASVAAYLAAFVIGGYFKAKEGIEETIKNKELNVEMLMVFAAIGSAIIGYWAEGAILIFIFAVSGALETYTMNKSHKEISALMDLQPEEALLVTNGIERRVPVSTLKVGDAILVKPGERVPADGIIQKGESSIDQAAITGESIPVEKGLRDEVFAGTVNLSGAITVEVSKASTDTLFSKIIELVQNAQSEKSPSQLFIEKFEGSYVKIVLIAVGLMMILPHYLLGWGWQETFYRAMVLLVVASPCALVASIMPATLSAISNGARNGILVKGGVHLENLANLDAIAFDKTGTLTKGKPEVTEFLAAEGYSREDLLWKLASIENQSNHPLARAIVSFSKNEISKPLVEPDKMEDQPGWGILAEFQGEAWKIGKASFIGKEAAAVFAGNAASQHAVAGNTLVFISIDGVPAGMLALKDVVRDRTKAAIAKLEAEGVHTVMLTGDSETTAKAIAGESGVDEYFAECLPEEKVDRLKGLMGRYQTVAMVGDGINDAPALATANVGIAMGEGTDVALETADVILMKNDLPKIAEAIRLSRRMNRIIKQNIVFSILVIMVLISSNFLQLLDLPYGVIGHEGSTILVILNSLRLLRS